The Biomphalaria glabrata chromosome 17, xgBioGlab47.1, whole genome shotgun sequence genome segment taaagaaagTAGACTAGTCAACTAGTTGGCTAGagttagactagatctagtctatagctAATAGAGATTTTTCAAGAATTTAGAAGTAGAACCAAATATAGAGCAGGCTAGATgtattattttagactagatctgtttttttttttattagatctatatctaaatgtacataaaatCAGATAGAtataatattcaaataattacttaattagatcaataatctagatctagtagatctatactatttttaaatgaatCTAATAAATCTTATTATCTATATTTCAAACTTTTCAAATAAACACTTGTTATAATTCTACAAGTCTAGTAGACTTAATACTTAGATATAAATTCTATAGGACAAAGTTGTGCCACCGattattcaaactttataatatcaGTAAAACATCCCAATTTTATAATAgcagtaaaacattcaaacGTTATAATAGCAGACTGTATCTCTGTTTTACTGATGAATGAAACCTTTTTGTTGTAGATTCATGTAAAAAGACAGCAGTGGTGTTTGATGACCTTGTTTCTTCTGTGGAGTTTGTCAACTGTCAGAGCATGCAGGCGCAGGTCAGTCTACTCTTGGTGTAGTTAGTCCAAAAATTATGCCCACAGCTTACTTGACtatgactaggaaaataattggcttgctcttttttttttttggtgatgaTGGCTTactaaatgatgaaaaaaaataatttttatacgTTAGTAATATTGGTGTTTCTTTCTGAGgagttttttttatcaatcaCATTTAAATTGGCAATACAAAATTAACTACATAAATGGtttgattttattaattttttatttttttttgttttttaaatattaagttAGGATCTTTATTCAGTGGgtgcatcaaaaaaaaaaaaaaaaaagtaattaccgaacaaaaacattaattcTAATTCTTCTTCCCTGTTCTCATTTtttgttggagggttcagatgactagaccaatatatgagagaaactgtgcagtggtttccaaatcagggagctctccttatagttttctttctattagggtgttttggggccagtgtcttgcacaggcctcatggtaaagagaaaagttttgaaggacatggtcagcattctctggtgactctccacatgggcagatttcactggttccagtTTTGAGCTTCTGGAACATACATTGTCTCaatctgttgtgtccggtcctgagtcgaaagattagacgttgatcttgttgggatagtttataataggcatcatctttcttgtgatttggattaATTCTCATAttttaaaggtattttttagGCGCTGAAATATAAGAAATTTAaagaatttttcaaaatagatcCAGTGTTTTATAATCACAATTGTAATTTATTACAAGGTCTCTTATTCTTATCTTTTCATGTGGCTTTAGTTAGTGTTATAATTTGGCCATCAGTTAAATACAAGAATATTTTCTgcaattaaaattatttctttaatagCTATAAGCCTGTATACTAGGCTTCATTCAATCATTGCCCTCATCATGTGCCAATTAGCCACAATACTTCAgtgttatttacattttttaatgccaTGGTAAATATAACAATGAGGCATAGCACCTattttttgtataaaatataatgttgaCAGACTACAATTGAGTCATGATAGTTGTGACAAAAATTGTAGCATtcttccttaatcttcggactggAAGACAACTCTTATCTTATGATGATGACATCACTTAGGTcaagttaaatagctttttttctcaTAAATATTAACTTCCTCTCTGAAGACTTCAATGCCAGTGTCTTTTAAGTTTGGCTCTTGCATatgaaaactatttaaaataccAGGACTAAATTACAACtggttttacaaagcttaaatcaactttttctgtctgtctggtaaaagtttgtacatattatttctccaacacccaatctcagatcaggttgaaattttgcacaaatttcttttacctgacaaaacaagaatcaatttttaaaaaaaattactgtattaactattggtaattaattattttgtctgttatcgaacaagggaaagaagtaGTAtgtgacagatgtggtggtataagttgaattagtccccttgaggaggcttgagccctgctgaacaagttttttttaatggatttaaAAAGTGGTCTCGGTAACATTTACCCAGATACTCCCTTCTTTCCCCCTCCCCTTCCCAACTTTTtttggtccagacaagtgataggatcatagcatagtgagatagctaaaagtatgaaatagtgctaaacaaaaacatttggtaaaaatatttttaattgcatagatttaatattgttagtctagatcaatgACAAAATTTAATCCcacgactgatccaaaataattgatgcaattacacTTAGAAGCTTTGtgggggtttttttttcaaagtatttttggAAAATGGAAGGTTAAAAGTAAGGTCAGAAAATTAGTCCATTGTATGTATTAAAAGTGTGCAGTGATCTCTAGTTTTAACCATAACTATGTTATTTAGGTGACTGGTAGAGTTCCGACATTGAGTATTGACAAAACTGATGGTTGCCTGGTTTACTTGAGCCCCACTTCTCTGGATGTTGAGATTGTGACTGCCAAGTCCTCAGAGATGAATATTTTAGTGCCACAGGGAGATGGAGATTATGTAAGTTTGCTTTTTAGTTTTATGCTTGACAGCGCACTGAGGTGTCAGTTGGGTGTTCTGTGTCCATACACTTCAAAAGAAGTGCCATGTCCATACACCTCTGATTGTGAATTTTGTGGCCATATACCTTTGTGTCAATCTAACTGATCTGGTTtctatagcttttttttttttttcgagacaAAAGCCTCTGATCGTAATGCTGATAAAATGTTTATCACTGAAACAAATGGGAAGTTCATTTCTGGAACTAGTTTTATCAATGACACTGTAAACTTGTcattatagatttttaaaaaatgtgtttagaaCTCAGctgtattttaatatttggtctttccataaaaataaataattatgctcTAATTTCTATGAACTGCTGTGATCTTTAAACTACGAAAAACTTTGTGACTGACAGTTTTTGCTTAATAAAGAAGGTTAAATCGAAGCTTcctgaaaattaaaaattattttttttaccataacTGAATCCTGTAAATATTATAAATCATGATTTTTCTCAACAATTATTATCATTGTTTTCTAAAAACATTCTTTTGCAAGTTAGCTGGTTTTATAAGCCAAAGTCTTAGTTCTGTATGTCAGCCCTAGAGTGATTAACATTTCTTTCCATTCACAGAAAGAGTTTGCCCTCCCAGAACAGTTCAAGACAAAATATGATGGTAAAACCATGGTAACCACCATATCCGACAATATATAAACAACGTAGAAGCTCCTGATGCAGCCTACAGCTTTTTTTGCAATGAGAAAGATAACTGGAAGGATGATTGAGGAGCATATTACCTTCAAGAACAACATGTACCCTTTGGTCCGCTCAATTTCTTTCTTTGCTTAAtttataagagaaaaaaaaatacaacatttagtacattttgtttccatttcatttatttaccATGTAGAGTTTACTCTGGTGATGTGGCTTTTGTCTGACCTGCTGATCTTGCAATAATAAGTGACACTTTGGAATCATATCTTAACTTGTATAATGTAGATAAATCACATTGCCAAATAGCCTTGTGTACGTGCTGATAATTTACTACTAGAGTGccacattatttatttaaatatattcatgTATATCAAAGGCATTATATTCAATTgtaatctttctctctttccctaatttaaaacattaattttagaccaaaaaaaagtattagttTCTATTTGTTGCTAGCGATGATTTTGCTGTATCATTCACTTTTCTGTTTAGTGCTCTTCCCTGCAGCTTATTCTATCTTTACAGTTTTCTcacatttcaaataattttttaagtgaTAGTAGGTTTCATGACTATTTTTACTTCTAAATCAAtcacttgataaaaaaaaaataggatcaAACttcaagaacattttttttttacatttggtaAAAGAATATGAAGATGATCTTTCACTTGCAGATTCAGTTGATCAAGCATTGCttctacatttaaaattagaacagacattttaaaaaaagataatgagTCATCTGCTGAAGAACTTTTAAGATCTGTGATGTGACACAGACTTAGCTATGTAAACTGctaactattatttttttttttacctaggtTGACAAATTTATCTTAATAAAAGCTGGATActtttattccatttttttaaaaaataagaatttaGGTATCAGTAGATTCTTATGTTAACGAATAATTGCGTGTGTATTATAAATACTACAATTTCATACTGCGCTGATTAGTCTTTTACATACTTGTGACAAGCTATTACAGTGAAATAAAATGGAATAGatgcaaatgaaatgtattaaGGGCTAGAAATCAGTTGTGATTTTCTATCTCAGAATAACATCAAtacatgaaattgaaaaaagtatgtgtgggtttttttttttttttttttatttttttactaaaggCTAATGCAGTACATTGGTTTGGCAAAGTCACAGCCATCTTAAGATTTGTTTACCTTCTTGtgattgaaaaaaattgtttatggGAATTGTTTAGAGGAGGATAACTGTTTATGAAGTAACTTCAGcctctccatttttttttactttttatatttagctttaaaaatcagtttgtcattattattattatcagtaTATTCAGTATATATCTTGGGTGCCTTGAAACATTTCTCTGTTTATGTCTTATGTACCTTGCCTGTTGCTTAACACCAGGAACTTTTGGAAATGCAAGAATGACATGGGGGACCTTGACAGAGGTTAgctgacttttttaaaaagataattctGTTAAAaccgttgttgttgttttgttttttttgttgtttttttacttaatatTAATGCTAAAGGCACTAGTACAATAACTTCAAAATGAactaaaattaaacaattttaatcaatatttcctttaaaaataaacagtgTCTACTTTTATGTTGTAGGTACAGCTTAACATCTTTATAAGAGAAGAGGTATCAACCTGTATAGAACACCTACTTCCATTCTATTTAGTATGGTTTGGCATGTTAGCTGGTTAGATAGACATGCCATGAATATTCCTGTAACTTGTTTGTGTTTCTAAATTCattgtaaagttttttttatcagtTTAAACAACTGTTATCTCTATTTGTTGATGTTATGtaataacaaaattatattctaaccattttttttttgcacaggttattttttttgtttgtttcatttgaaatgaaataaatggatcAATTtgcaaaatacatttattttattgttttgaatttttaacATGCTTTTTCTTTTAAGCAAACACACTTTGACCattacaaagattttttttttacttagcaATATACTGATTTTATTGCTGTGATTGTTTAGGATAATTTGTTGTCGATAGTTTGAAaattttgcttcttttttttattttcagaagctgcatttcatttattaaaaatattgcatgtatgaaaattagattgcaaacatattgaaattattttgtgaaaATAAAGTTGGAAGCATGttctaaatttgttttaataaattctaaaatattcttgctgttatatttatattatactagCATTATGCTTTGTTCTTTGGCTATATATTTCTTGATTTTATATTATACATGTAGCTGAAATAATTGTACTTTGCTACTAGCTGTGTGCAATTATTTACTTGAAAACAAAACTTCAACTCATCAAAACTGTATCTAAAATTTGGGTTATTTTTAgagttcaaattaaaaaaaaaaaatttttaatgttgTAACTATATGCTTATTTACAATGGTTTTCAGTTCATACTAAAAAATAtacagtcttaaaaaaaaagttattttttttaattttaaggggtattaaatagttataaaattaTGCAAATAGTAGATACATAATATGTTGTATCTACTAATTAGTCTTAATATGTGATAATAACAGGAACCAAATAAATGGTCTGAAATGTCAgtacataaacttaaaaaaaaaatcttttggactTTTTTCAATTCCTTAagatattattgacttatatttacttaataatatttgacttaaatattttatatttgtctctttaaaatCTTACAGTTAATAGGCTATCCACCCATGCTGTTAAATATTATTGTCTCTTTCCACCAAAATTGTTGGGTACAGTGCAATTCAACAGCACCTGCTCCTAAAGTTTCAATTTAAACAGCAGAGTCAAACAAAGATGTGTCCTGGCCaaaaccctctttggaatactcttTTCAATGCTAATCCACCACGCATTTAACAAATCCACTAAAGGCATATATTttcattccagatttgatggcaaacttcTAAATATAGCTAGACTGAGTGCCAAAACTAAAACCAGAACCACCCTCATAAGAGATATGCTCTTCGCAGACGACGCAGCGTTAGTAGCACACTCACAAGAAgagcttcagtcactaatgtcctgcTTCTCTAAGGTTTGCAAAGAGTATGGCCTAACCATTAGCACAATGAAAACTAaggttatgggaccacctgctacagcaccaccatcTATCCTCATTGATGATAACAAGCTAGATGCAtaaacgaattctgctaccTTGGGTCTACAATTCAAGGTGACATGtcactagaagaggagataaaaaaaacacatagagAATGCCGCATCAACATTTGCTAGACTCCCGATCTAGAGTTTGGGAAGACCAGAAGCTCACCACGGTGACCAAATTGGAATTCTACAAGGCATGCATTCTTAGCACGCTACTGTACGCCAGTGAGTCATGGACAACCtacacaaagcaagagagaaaactaaactcattccacttgcACTGCCTTTGAAGAATCTTAAgaataacatggaaagaaaaagtgtgtaatactgagatccttgcgagaacaggccttcccagcatctttacagttaTCAGGCAACGCCGCCTGCACTGGTTCGGACATGTtggccggatggaggacaatcgcatcccaaaaatcattctgtacggaCAACTTgtgtctggctcaagaaaaactggtcgccctcACCTCCGTTATGTTGATGTGATAAAAGgggacttcttcttcttcttaaactgtcaagTAAAGTTGAGCCttcagctcttggaactctaggccagcaaaagtgaacaagagctccctctcaccggcctgtatgaaaacagtgtacactgttttgtctggcgggtgggtcagactcgttGCAAGAGGCTGCGTATAGATCTAcaaagacccccgccatttttcttttctataccaggctaaccgtgcgggacatgccatttattatgtaacggccccttgaggaacagcgcctggattgtgacaaggttgtgggagcttttttacaactccgggcagtgcaatgaggatgctctcgcacccccacgggagtcttgttttgctacgcTTTAGCCTAATCTTTTCCTCCTATGATCATTTCCACcagggcgccactatgaggcagggtagcatgcacGGGAAAAGGGGACTTAAAATCAGTAAACATTGAGACTGACCATTGgcaagacatagccttagaccccactagttggagagagacggtgaccaagaaagctatagaaaGGGAGAAAATATGGGCctcgattcttgaagaaaagcgctccacacggaaaatggccagctcctctaccgcCAAAGTAAAAGCCAActtgacatgcaatatatgtggacaggagtgtctctccaaaatagggctccacagccatatgaaaaagtgttcaagatgaaccatagtcgtttcacgactgaaggaggccaatgatatTTACCAATGAGTGATGCAAATAAAACTTCTagcaaataaaatgtacaatttaAACTATATCCATTTCTTCAGGATTGAGAACaaatttttgttataaaatatcTTCAACACCTAAAATTAAGTTAGGAAGTTTTTCTTCAAGCTTATCTACTTTTACATTTACTcactattaaagtaaaaaaaggctatttagagattaattcatagtatatataaaattatgttttaaaaaaaaagcatagggTTATTCTAATTGAAATCTAATagtgctttttctttttttttcttctaggaaACATTACCTAAtatccttctctttctctctctctctttctctcatatatatatatatatgcgaaAGCCCTAACTGATTGATTCATTCACTCATCCCTAAGGCCACCTGGAAGCGTGGAGGGaagaaaaacataattttaatctattattatttatcatggGCTTTCATTAAAAAGCGATTTTCACATTCAAGACAATCTGTGTCAATTTTCCCTaaccagtgttttttttttttttttcttaataggttttaataatgtaataatggtGAAATACACATATTTGATAgccaaaacaaaattttaaaaatatgatactttcttttttttgtgtttaagaAAACACTGATTTGCACTCTTAAGTGTATAAACTCTCAAACTCTCCATTAAGACActtcataaaaacaaatttataattttttttttggtgttaaaGCATCTACATGTATTTGAGTGTACTAACTATTGAAGTGTGAAAGGCAATGTTGCAAAGGCGAGACctacatctaaatctaattgAGGAGCTCAAGAAAAATATCTTATCAGAGAGTGTAAATAAGACTACTTTGGGGTGAAGGGATACTGAAATTCAAAGAGAATGCATATGTGGAAGCCTTATGATGTGAGCATAGCGAAACACAAGTAACAGCTTGCTCAATATAGTATATAGCTGTGTGGCTTTActcaaaataattataaattgtgATAGCAGTCAAAAAGCTCCCTTGCAAtcctattttaattttcttttttaatttaaagtcaAGACAAGATTCTAAGTTTCTTTCACAAACGTAAATAGACACATAGTTAGACCTATGATTATATGGATATATCATTATATGTATGGAATCtctcaacatttaaaaaacaaaagagcaagagattagaaaatactttttaaaatgagcACAAAGTTATGTTTTATCTTAAAAATGAGTAAATAAATGAAAGCAACTAACATCATTAATTCATTACATAATGTATAAATTGAAAAGTAAACTAGTTGAAAAATGCATATAAACATTAAAACGACAATCAAAATGCGTAGATTTCTAATAGTGTAACTGTTACTAAGACATGGTCACATGGTGTAGGCTCCCAGCACTAGTCTGGAAAACCAATTAGCCAATACAATTTAAATAAGCAGAAACTAAGTCTTCTTTCTAAAGAAATAACTGTAAATGATAAAAGGAAtctttataataaattattaatatatattatatataggtcaTGTTCAAATTGGActgtaaaaatagatttctaATAGTGTAACTGTTACTAAGACAAGGTCACATGGTGTAGGCTCCCAGCACTAGTCTGGAAAACCAATTAGCCAATACAATTTAAATAAGCAGAAACTAAGTCTTCTTTCTAAAGAAATAACTGTAAATGATGAAAGGAAtctttataataaattattaatatatattatatataggtcaTGTTCAAATTGGACtgtaaaaatagtattataCTAAAATGGGCTCCTCTAAGTAACAAATAAATGTTaagatctagactttttttttactagatctatttgtctATCCAGATCTATTTATTGAGAATTTCGATTTTCAAAGACttgaaaaagaaactaaaattaattaatggtaggtcaaatttaatttttcgtTCCATCCTCTACGTTTCATTGTTTTAAGGTAGAGATTGACTAAATTGGCAACAATAGTTGATTTAGTTTCTAGTAGTAAAGCTAAGTTGGCAGTCTCAGTTATTGAAGGTTAATATGGCAGCCCCCGGACGAGTTGCACTGAAACAAGCAGGTACATCTTTCAATTGAATTCAAGTTaaataagttatttttaaagtactagatctactaaagttaataaaacttaaactgaaatatatatttgttttgtttttcagttgACAGGAACAGCCTGTTGTATAAACTTAGGAGATGGTGTTATTATAAATCATATTTCCCTGAACTCggtgagtttattttcaattttgatAATGATATCATCATAATTCATATGATATTGATTCAGCAAGTGCTCcgttatgtttaatgttaggCTGAATTATTCAATTATGTAATGTTAAATTGCAATTAAGTCTTTGACCTTGCATAAACACAACTCCAACAAGTATCAGtatgtatttataatttttatatcttAAGTCTTAATCTTTGAACCACAAAATTCAATATTGATTTCACATGAAACACCAATCCAGAAATAATTTACTATTTAGGAATCTGAGTAATCATTCTATGGTTGGAACCCTGGCCATTGAGGTCAATAAGTTGGCAGCGGTCTTAAGTCTTAGATCAGATCATCAGTTTGCTGATGAACTGGCGTGACCAGCAGCGCGTgcctctctcttactctttctcctACATTTACACTTATGTCTCTCATGTAGtctataacccccccccccttttttttttttataaatctatccATTCAGCTGGATACTCGAGTTAACAccttgtcgcattctgttgtgtccggtcctgagtcgaaagattagatgttggtcttgtcaggatagcttatagtaagcgtcatctttcttgtgatttggatgagagctcgtccatttctcatttattttatttacaatccaACCGTCAATAATTACCCAAAGTTTAAGGCTAGATGCTAAACATCTTGCCAAATTGGCTTGTGACATGTCTTTGAACTAATCACTtcaatttttattacaatgttGTAACTGTGTAGCACATAATTCAACCAAGGCTGCTTTGTGAATTTTTCATGAAttttagaaatttttaaaaacataacaatgGGGGTTATGACatcagggattttttttttttcttatggttGTAAAAGTCATTTCATTTTGCGAATTTTAATTTATGAGAGgcaagtctttttgttttgcttgctGTCTTATTTAAAAGTGAAAGATATAAAAGTGTTATAAGATGAAGTTCATTTTTAGCATCTCCTTCATGATGCCTGTATTAGATGCATTGGCTACTTTTAGATTTCCTTCCTTTTTTATGTAGTTGGAGAGACATTCCCATCCAcaatattaagattttaatacagTCATATCACATTACAAGCTAACTAGTCGACAGGCGCCGTGGCATACGCTGCTATTTTGCGGGGTCGGCCATGAGTTCCgcacttatgcgaccgcagtggaccctttcataggacctgcactaattctaggtgtataaattattaaattaaaccattgtataacttataacagatgtcccgcggcctcctgtcgatttaccaggagctcctgaaattCTCGCGCTCAAACTAATatagaattactttagttcaacaattctcgtagatataTTGAAACATATGTTAGttgttgctattgagcgtgatctatgtaggaaataaaattttcatgatacactgtatgacttcgctacacgcaaggctcgttaagttcgtgggataactatctgcagaaataagagagtgatctttcctttacttcttcttctcgtccaaactcttgagcgaagaagagaattatatatatagattctgcTATTGAGAACCTGGTTTCTCTAATTTCTTCATGATGCTTAAAATAGATTACAGTGGCTAAATGTGATTCACCAAAtgcatggctttttttttatttataaaaaaaattttaatgcaTGCTTCAGCTCCTTGTGAAAGTTAAATGATTCCCACCAGTTCAATCTTAGAATGTTGAAATTTGTTccaattcttgtttttttttaaaaatatttctctacTCTTTTAGGTTTGAGGAAAGATGACGTCCTTTTAGAGACACCCTACACTGGACCTATCATTCAGGAAGCTTTGAAGAGGATACCAAAGGAAGAATTTGATGCTCGCAATTTTCGTATTCTTAGGGCCAATCAGTTATCCATGATGAAGACAGTTCTTCCCAAAGATCAGTGGACAGTTTATGAAGAGGtagacagattttttaaaaatttacttctaacattcttttattctttttgcaaTTTGTCATTTTACCTGTTTTGTGGGACATTGTTGCTGTCTGCAGTCGAGATAGGATGATGATGGAATGCTGTCCCGCCTTAAGATAGAATGATGATGGAATGTTGTCCCTCTTTAAGATAGAATGATGATGGATTATTGTCCCTCCTTAAGATAGAATGATGATGGAATGTTGTCTTTCCTTAAGATAGTTTGATGATGGAATGTTATCCCACGTTAAGATTGAATGATGGTGGAATGTTTCCCTCCTTAAGATCTAATAGAACATGATGGAATGTTGTCCTTCCTTAAGATAGAATGATGATGGACTGTTTCCCTCCTTAAGATAGAGTGATGATGGACTGTTTCCCTCCTTAAGATAGAATGATGATGGACTGTTTCCCTCCTTAAGATAGAATGATGATGGACTGTTTCCCTCCTTAAGATAGAATGATGATGGAATGTTATCCCTCTTTAAGATAGGATGCTGATTTGTGAATCCTCCAAATGATATGCTAAGTGTTTTTGTCTTCACAGGATGTGCCCTACCTCTGGCCCCATATTGAAGAAGTCATGCGAGAAAATGCGGAGAGACGGCAGTGGGATTCAGCATAGACATAGTGCAGCCCTTTGTGATATTTGCCTtttagtaacatttttttttggttaatatgTTATCTTAttacattagattttatttatatttgaatgcAGTAGCCAAAGTTAAGAAATTAAGTAACACCTTTCATTATAACCATACCTACTCAATAAAATATATCAGATGACTGTTCAACTCAGCAGATTTGTTTGTCAGAGATGATGATGTAATTTACTACTTAGCATTCAATTGTATTTAACATTCTAAACTTAGTATGTACTGAAATTCATATTGTAATCtagtattattatgtttttcaaaatgtatgTAAAATAAATGATGTTTATTAGTCTGTTTTTACATtgcgggtacctgacattagttggggaaaagtaaggtggttagtcgttgtgctcgccacatgacaccctcttttgccatagaaacagatgagctttgcatcatctgccctatagatcacaaggtcagaaaaaggaactttactttactaggatggctgcctggtcgttcggatttatcaatggtccctgGTTTAAACCCTGCCAGCTCTCATCCCTC includes the following:
- the LOC106055579 gene encoding cytochrome b-c1 complex subunit 7-like, which encodes MAAPGRVALKQAVDRNSLLYKLRRWCYYKSYFPELGLRKDDVLLETPYTGPIIQEALKRIPKEEFDARNFRILRANQLSMMKTVLPKDQWTVYEEDVPYLWPHIEEVMRENAERRQWDSA